The Desulfurobacteriaceae bacterium genome includes a window with the following:
- a CDS encoding radical SAM protein, which produces MRVVILDGYVDEPTCLGVPPYISTYVRYVAGALVLAGISEDSIDYITIDQYRREEEKKESLKDADVIFLITGMTVPGRYLGGKPITEKEIEEIGTFPAYKVIGGPIKFGFALKGGIKAKPLLLEDYDLVVKGDIELAAYFVGKTLVEGKEPPQGVFVEKRTARHIDKYAPLGSFIAKKHPYYPHVICEIETFRGCERKKQCSFCTERFYGHPEERDPGKIIEEIKALLDVGVKHFRIGRQPNILGYKSFPTEKEFPRPNSELLCYLFRKIRELRNIRTLHIDNVNAGTIYAHPEESKIALSCIAKYDTEGDVAPFGLETADEEVIKRNYLKVDPKGIKEAIRVVNEIGAFKEREDGLYKLLPGINFLVGLPGETKETFEKNKDFLKSVLDEGLLLRRINIRQVMVFEGTPLSDMVKRAKTKYRKEFEKFKQFVREEIDLPMMRKVFPVGTVIKNVLLEAYDGGHTLGRQIGSYPILVRIPERYDLFTTKDVIVVGHRERSVIGIPVPIDINSISHKLLSFLPGISKNLATEIVLKRPFKNNIELLSLFPQLERFTKYIITT; this is translated from the coding sequence TTGAGGGTAGTTATTTTAGATGGATACGTTGATGAGCCAACCTGTTTGGGGGTACCTCCTTACATTTCAACCTACGTCAGGTATGTTGCTGGAGCTTTAGTTCTGGCAGGAATTTCTGAGGATAGTATTGACTACATTACCATTGACCAGTACAGGAGAGAGGAAGAAAAGAAAGAATCTTTAAAGGATGCGGACGTTATCTTCTTAATAACTGGAATGACCGTTCCTGGTCGCTATCTTGGTGGAAAACCGATAACAGAAAAAGAAATAGAAGAGATAGGAACTTTTCCCGCTTATAAAGTGATTGGAGGACCTATAAAGTTTGGATTTGCTTTAAAAGGAGGAATCAAAGCTAAACCTCTCCTTTTAGAAGATTATGATCTTGTAGTAAAGGGAGATATTGAACTTGCTGCATATTTTGTAGGAAAAACTTTGGTAGAAGGGAAAGAACCTCCTCAAGGAGTCTTTGTAGAGAAAAGAACGGCTAGGCATATAGATAAATATGCTCCTCTTGGATCTTTCATAGCGAAAAAACACCCTTACTATCCTCACGTTATTTGTGAAATAGAAACTTTTAGAGGATGTGAGAGAAAGAAACAGTGTTCTTTTTGTACAGAGAGGTTTTACGGTCATCCAGAAGAAAGGGATCCCGGAAAGATAATAGAGGAAATTAAAGCCCTTCTTGATGTAGGTGTAAAACACTTTAGAATAGGAAGACAGCCCAATATTTTGGGGTATAAGTCTTTTCCAACGGAGAAAGAATTTCCAAGACCAAATAGTGAACTTTTATGTTATTTGTTTAGAAAAATACGAGAACTAAGAAATATAAGAACTCTCCATATAGATAATGTAAATGCTGGGACAATTTATGCTCATCCTGAAGAATCAAAAATTGCCCTTTCTTGTATCGCCAAATATGATACAGAAGGAGATGTAGCCCCATTTGGACTTGAAACGGCAGATGAGGAAGTAATAAAAAGAAACTACCTTAAAGTAGATCCAAAAGGAATAAAGGAAGCTATCAGGGTAGTTAACGAGATTGGAGCTTTTAAGGAAAGAGAAGATGGACTCTATAAACTCCTTCCGGGTATCAACTTTTTAGTAGGTTTACCTGGTGAAACAAAGGAGACTTTTGAGAAAAACAAAGATTTTCTGAAATCGGTTCTCGACGAAGGTTTACTCTTACGAAGGATTAACATTAGACAGGTAATGGTCTTTGAAGGAACTCCCCTTTCCGATATGGTAAAAAGGGCAAAGACAAAATATAGAAAAGAGTTTGAGAAGTTCAAACAGTTTGTAAGAGAAGAGATAGATCTTCCGATGATGAGGAAAGTTTTTCCAGTTGGAACTGTCATAAAAAATGTCTTACTTGAAGCTTACGATGGAGGACATACGTTAGGGAGACAAATCGGAAGTTACCCGATTCTAGTTAGAATCCCTGAAAGATATGACCTTTTTACAACTAAAGATGTAATAGTTGTTGGACACAGAGAGAGGTCAGTAATAGGAATTCCTGTTCCAATAGATATTAACTCTATTTCTCACAAGCTTCTTTCTTTTCTTCCTGGAATTTCTAAGAACTTAGCAACTGAAATAGTTTTAAAAAGACCTTTCAAAAATAACATTGAACTTTTATCTTTATTTCCTCAACTGGAAAGGTTCACAAAGTATATAATTACAACTTAA
- a CDS encoding cation:proton antiporter — MENSLISIILIALGILFIPFLSKLLKIPVAVGEILYGILVGKSALDLVEPSQWLDFLASFGFLLLMFIAGLEVKLKEIVRLSLRTKFILTSIPLLVFLLAFIFGSTLLYPTVVSIAIGVISVGIVVSVLREKSILGTHFGKTVFLTGIVGEVVSITILTLFTLYTEFHFGIHFWIGILKLIIYLVIARLVLLFLKGFVWWYPEKFKVFFEKNPSEIGVRISLTVMFMLSVAASVIHIEPIIGAFIAGMIFATVFEDTESIEEKLSGVSFGFLIPIFFIYVGINFKMPEVNLDNAMLLGTLTLISFGAKVIPSLLLRFEGLKVKEAVASGFLLSAPLTLVIVTAELGKELGVIDEHFESILILLAIFTGILAPILFNSLYKEKKL, encoded by the coding sequence ATGGAGAACTCTTTAATATCAATAATTCTAATAGCTTTAGGTATTCTTTTTATTCCATTCTTAAGTAAGCTATTGAAAATTCCTGTAGCTGTTGGAGAGATTCTTTACGGAATTCTAGTAGGAAAGTCTGCTCTAGACTTGGTAGAACCTTCACAATGGCTTGACTTTTTGGCTTCCTTTGGATTTTTACTTTTAATGTTCATAGCAGGTTTAGAAGTTAAACTTAAAGAAATAGTTCGTCTAAGTCTTAGGACGAAGTTTATATTAACCTCGATACCTCTTCTAGTGTTTCTTTTAGCATTTATTTTCGGCTCCACACTTCTTTACCCAACAGTTGTTTCCATTGCAATCGGCGTTATTTCTGTAGGGATTGTTGTATCGGTATTAAGAGAAAAGTCTATTCTTGGTACTCACTTTGGAAAAACAGTATTTCTAACCGGAATTGTTGGTGAAGTTGTAAGTATTACAATACTTACTCTCTTTACACTTTATACAGAGTTTCATTTTGGGATACACTTTTGGATAGGAATTTTAAAACTGATCATCTACTTAGTGATAGCTCGACTTGTTCTATTGTTTCTAAAAGGTTTTGTATGGTGGTACCCCGAAAAATTTAAGGTTTTCTTTGAAAAGAACCCATCTGAGATTGGTGTAAGAATAAGTCTTACAGTTATGTTTATGCTTTCTGTAGCTGCATCAGTAATTCACATAGAACCGATAATAGGAGCTTTTATAGCTGGTATGATCTTTGCTACCGTCTTTGAGGATACAGAAAGTATTGAAGAGAAACTTTCTGGTGTAAGTTTTGGCTTTTTAATTCCTATATTCTTTATCTACGTAGGCATAAATTTTAAGATGCCTGAGGTTAATCTAGACAATGCAATGCTTCTTGGAACTTTAACCCTTATTAGTTTTGGAGCAAAGGTGATTCCTTCTTTGCTTTTAAGGTTTGAGGGACTCAAAGTAAAAGAAGCAGTAGCATCCGGATTTTTACTATCTGCACCTTTAACTCTTGTAATTGTTACTGCAGAACTTGGAAAAGAACTTGGTGTGATAGATGAACACTTTGAAAGTATTTTAATATTGCTTGCAATCTTCACAGGAATTTTGGCTCCTATTTTGTTTAATTCCCTTTACAAGGAGAAAAAACTTTGA
- a CDS encoding class I tRNA ligase family protein, with amino-acid sequence MEKKDYKDTLNLPKTAFPMRGNLPKKEKEFIKYWEEIDLYNKMLKEHKCDQKFILHDGPPYANGHIHIGHA; translated from the coding sequence ATGGAAAAAAAGGATTACAAGGATACTCTTAATCTGCCAAAAACAGCATTTCCTATGAGAGGAAATCTACCAAAAAAGGAGAAGGAATTTATAAAGTATTGGGAAGAGATAGATCTTTACAATAAAATGTTAAAAGAACACAAATGTGATCAAAAGTTTATTTTGCATGACGGACCACCTTACGCCAACGGCCACATCCACATTGGACATGCT
- the ribE gene encoding riboflavin synthase yields the protein MLEDVSIGDSIAVNGVCLTVVDINGKNVSFDVSLETLRRSNIGNLKPKDFVNLERSLTLSSRLGGHILQGHVDITTKIIGIKKEGNGFIFSFKLPPVYKHLVVEKGSIGIDGISLTIANLFPDSFSVAVIPHTFSNTTLKYKKVGSLVNLEFDIIGKYVERMLKLKA from the coding sequence ATTCTAGAGGATGTTTCCATAGGAGACAGTATTGCAGTTAACGGAGTTTGTTTAACGGTAGTAGATATAAATGGAAAAAATGTAAGTTTTGACGTTTCCCTTGAAACTTTAAGAAGAAGCAACATTGGAAATTTAAAGCCAAAGGATTTTGTCAATCTAGAAAGATCATTAACTTTAAGTAGTCGCTTAGGGGGACATATTTTGCAGGGACACGTTGATATAACAACAAAGATAATAGGTATAAAAAAGGAAGGAAATGGATTTATTTTTAGTTTTAAGCTTCCTCCCGTCTATAAACATCTTGTAGTGGAAAAAGGTTCTATTGGAATTGATGGTATTAGTTTAACGATAGCTAATCTTTTTCCAGATTCTTTTTCAGTTGCTGTTATTCCTCATACTTTTAGTAATACAACTTTAAAATACAAAAAAGTAGGAAGTTTAGTTAATTTGGAGTTTGATATCATTGGAAAGTACGTGGAAAGGATGTTGAAGCTAAAAGCTTAA
- a CDS encoding UDP-glucose/GDP-mannose dehydrogenase family protein has protein sequence MSRKRIAVIGTGYVGLVSGACFAYLGHKVIGLDIDERKIEKLKRGEVPIYEPGLEKILEEALKRENIEFTTDYEYAVKNSEFIFIAVGTPSKIDGSADLSFVESAYKSIVEYIGDNDFKIIVNKSTVPVGTGRWAKEFIKKLLSEKGVKEPEKRFEVVSNPEFLREGKAVEDFMNPDRVVVGADNREVAGMVASLYEKLQPTLLITDLPTAEMIKYASNAFLATKISFINEIANVCEKVGADVTVVARGMGLDHRISPHFLRAGCGFGGSCFPKDVKALIHKANEVGVTPNLLESVIKVNEKQKVKPVEKLLEHIPELKDKTVAVWGLAFKPETDDMREAPSIPVINRLLDLGAKVKAYDPVAIENAKRVFGERQNLEFVDDKYKALEKADALILITEWQEFKEINFDKLKGKVVIDGRNLWEPSVMRKYCTYESIGRP, from the coding sequence ATGTCAAGGAAAAGAATAGCTGTAATAGGGACGGGTTATGTAGGACTTGTATCGGGAGCATGCTTTGCATACCTTGGACATAAAGTAATTGGTTTGGATATAGATGAAAGAAAAATAGAAAAGTTAAAAAGGGGAGAAGTCCCCATTTATGAGCCCGGACTTGAGAAGATTTTAGAAGAGGCGTTAAAAAGAGAAAACATTGAATTTACAACAGACTACGAGTATGCAGTAAAGAACTCAGAATTCATATTTATAGCTGTTGGAACTCCCTCTAAGATTGACGGTTCAGCCGATCTAAGCTTTGTTGAGAGCGCTTATAAAAGTATTGTGGAATACATAGGTGACAATGATTTCAAAATTATCGTAAACAAATCAACAGTTCCAGTAGGAACAGGAAGATGGGCTAAAGAGTTTATAAAGAAACTTCTTTCTGAAAAAGGTGTAAAAGAACCGGAAAAAAGGTTTGAAGTTGTTTCAAATCCTGAATTTTTAAGAGAAGGAAAAGCCGTTGAAGATTTTATGAATCCGGACAGAGTAGTAGTTGGAGCAGACAACAGAGAGGTAGCCGGAATGGTAGCATCTCTTTACGAGAAACTCCAACCAACACTGTTAATTACAGATTTACCCACAGCAGAGATGATTAAATATGCCTCAAATGCTTTTTTAGCAACCAAGATTTCATTTATCAACGAGATAGCTAACGTTTGCGAAAAGGTGGGTGCAGATGTAACGGTTGTAGCAAGAGGAATGGGACTTGACCATAGAATTAGTCCTCACTTTTTAAGAGCAGGATGTGGCTTTGGTGGAAGCTGTTTCCCCAAAGATGTAAAAGCCTTAATACATAAAGCTAACGAAGTCGGAGTAACTCCTAACCTTCTAGAATCTGTTATTAAAGTTAACGAAAAACAAAAGGTTAAACCTGTGGAAAAGCTGTTAGAACATATTCCTGAGCTAAAAGACAAAACAGTAGCTGTTTGGGGACTTGCATTTAAGCCCGAAACCGATGATATGAGAGAAGCACCCTCAATACCTGTTATCAATAGACTTCTAGATCTAGGAGCGAAAGTTAAAGCCTACGATCCTGTTGCGATAGAAAATGCCAAGAGAGTATTTGGGGAAAGGCAAAACTTGGAGTTTGTAGACGACAAATACAAAGCTTTAGAAAAAGCGGATGCTCTAATACTTATTACTGAGTGGCAAGAGTTTAAGGAAATAAATTTTGATAAACTTAAAGGAAAAGTCGTTATTGACGGAAGAAATCTGTGGGAACCTTCTGTAATGAGAAAGTATTGCACCTATGAAAGCATAGGGAGACCATAA
- a CDS encoding NAD-binding protein, producing the protein MKLIIVGAGEIGRELIKRMKKDWYITVIDEDEGKLKGIIEVLDSDSMNRVVLLQGDGTSKLMLKKAEIENAKVFVACTGDDEVNLEACRLAKDFGVPSIFAVSNSTENDKKYEEEGINYIDKAVATASLLERQIESGIITPTNIGLGQGEIIEVTVMPTSIIAGYPVGKFSTRKWKIVAIFRGDKLILPKNKTIVKAGDKVLIVGDPKVLKYIAGLIRSGEPQFPLQFGIEEVVFLPERDEKVLKDARFFFENTKLQKVSIYTCFSGTSDLKGFFEQKGKNIVNMKELGGCKKDLFETLKDENFGLIVLPNNFKEFPLFFGVKTLPILIAEETYSPVMIAKGTTPVKKILVPVSGSFSGFRALEVGIELAIMLNANLTALYVSMSENDKKAQSLKDRIVRFSNLYKIPIDFKLLYGNPVGQFAKESKNYDLTIVGARKGRKTNWFNPYPPYHMVHRSHCSSILICVGE; encoded by the coding sequence ATGAAATTGATAATTGTTGGTGCAGGGGAGATAGGAAGGGAACTAATAAAAAGAATGAAGAAAGATTGGTACATTACGGTAATTGACGAAGATGAAGGAAAACTAAAAGGAATTATCGAGGTTCTTGACTCAGATTCTATGAATAGAGTTGTACTTTTACAGGGAGATGGTACAAGTAAACTAATGCTAAAGAAAGCTGAAATAGAAAATGCAAAAGTCTTTGTAGCTTGTACAGGAGATGATGAAGTAAACCTGGAAGCTTGTAGACTTGCCAAAGATTTTGGAGTCCCTTCCATATTTGCCGTTTCGAATTCTACCGAGAACGATAAAAAGTACGAAGAAGAAGGAATTAACTATATAGATAAAGCTGTTGCAACAGCATCTCTGCTTGAAAGACAAATAGAATCTGGGATTATTACTCCAACAAATATAGGTTTAGGACAAGGGGAAATAATAGAAGTAACTGTAATGCCTACTTCCATAATAGCCGGTTATCCTGTTGGAAAGTTCTCTACAAGAAAATGGAAGATAGTGGCGATTTTTAGAGGAGACAAACTTATCTTACCGAAAAATAAAACGATAGTGAAAGCAGGGGATAAAGTCCTCATAGTTGGAGATCCAAAGGTTCTTAAATACATTGCAGGACTGATAAGATCTGGAGAGCCTCAGTTTCCTCTTCAGTTTGGAATAGAAGAGGTTGTATTCCTTCCTGAGAGGGACGAGAAAGTTTTAAAAGATGCAAGATTTTTCTTTGAAAACACAAAACTTCAGAAGGTCTCCATTTATACTTGTTTTAGTGGAACTTCAGATTTGAAAGGCTTTTTTGAACAAAAAGGAAAAAATATTGTTAATATGAAAGAACTTGGTGGTTGTAAAAAGGATCTTTTTGAAACGCTTAAAGATGAAAACTTTGGGTTGATCGTTCTTCCCAATAATTTCAAGGAGTTTCCACTATTTTTTGGGGTAAAAACTTTGCCGATATTGATAGCTGAGGAAACATACTCTCCTGTAATGATTGCAAAGGGAACAACTCCGGTAAAGAAGATCTTGGTTCCCGTTTCTGGGTCATTTAGTGGGTTTAGAGCTCTAGAAGTTGGCATAGAGTTAGCTATCATGCTCAATGCTAATCTTACAGCTCTTTATGTTTCTATGAGCGAAAATGACAAGAAAGCACAGTCCCTTAAAGATAGGATTGTTAGGTTTTCAAACCTCTATAAAATACCAATAGACTTTAAACTTCTTTATGGAAACCCTGTGGGCCAATTTGCCAAAGAATCGAAAAATTACGATCTAACTATTGTCGGAGCGAGAAAAGGGAGAAAAACAAACTGGTTTAATCCATACCCTCCTTACCACATGGTTCATAGATCCCATTGTTCCTCAATACTCATATGTGTGGGTGAGTAA
- a CDS encoding Ppx/GppA phosphatase family protein — MKIATIDVGTNSTRMLIANIEGGKVKEILKTGKVTRIGEGVKKTGLLSEEAIERTIKTLKEFKELAEKYGVEKFVVATTEAVRLAKNAEVFLSKVKELGLEIKILQDKEEAELVFKANILAFDPSSKAMTVDLGGGSTEIVFGSKEKVEYLNSLKFGVVFLHEAFIRSDPPKEKELKEMENFLKEELLKVKKKISDKDFEVFAVGGTITSVVAMEERMIVYDPKVVHGYKVSKELVEKWYRKLSSKTISERKKVVGLEKNRADVIIPGLAFFSVFCDVFEKSVLTVSELGLLYGLALKEAKLCQGKE; from the coding sequence TTGAAAATAGCAACAATTGATGTGGGAACAAACTCAACAAGAATGCTAATAGCAAATATAGAAGGTGGAAAGGTAAAAGAAATTCTAAAAACGGGAAAAGTAACAAGAATTGGTGAGGGAGTAAAAAAAACAGGACTTCTCTCAGAAGAAGCTATAGAAAGAACAATAAAAACTTTGAAGGAATTTAAAGAATTAGCTGAAAAATATGGGGTAGAAAAATTTGTAGTAGCAACGACTGAAGCAGTAAGATTAGCAAAGAATGCAGAAGTTTTTCTATCGAAAGTAAAAGAGTTAGGATTAGAAATAAAAATTCTTCAAGATAAAGAAGAAGCTGAACTTGTTTTTAAAGCTAACATTTTAGCTTTTGATCCTTCATCAAAGGCAATGACAGTTGACCTTGGAGGAGGAAGTACAGAAATAGTTTTTGGATCGAAAGAAAAGGTAGAATACTTAAACAGTCTTAAGTTTGGAGTTGTATTCTTGCATGAAGCATTTATAAGATCGGATCCTCCAAAAGAAAAAGAACTGAAAGAAATGGAAAATTTCTTAAAAGAGGAACTTTTAAAGGTAAAAAAGAAAATTTCGGATAAAGACTTTGAAGTTTTTGCAGTAGGAGGAACTATTACCTCTGTTGTTGCGATGGAAGAGAGGATGATAGTTTACGATCCAAAGGTTGTTCATGGATATAAAGTGTCTAAAGAGTTGGTTGAGAAGTGGTATCGTAAGCTTTCTTCAAAAACTATTTCGGAAAGAAAGAAAGTTGTAGGACTTGAGAAAAACAGAGCTGACGTGATAATCCCAGGACTTGCATTTTTCTCCGTCTTTTGCGATGTCTTTGAAAAAAGTGTATTGACGGTAAGTGAACTAGGATTACTTTACGGTTTGGCTTTGAAGGAGGCAAAGCTATGTCAAGGAAAAGAATAG
- a CDS encoding class II SORL domain-containing protein, with product MKVFGPEPEGKRKHTPVVEAPAKVKKGEWFEVKVVVGKDIAHPNTKEHWIQYIALWAGDFLVAKADLEPERAASEVVFKVKVEEPTVFTAHAYCNLHGLWHSEEVKVEVEE from the coding sequence ATGAAAGTATTTGGTCCAGAACCAGAAGGCAAGAGAAAACATACTCCAGTGGTTGAGGCTCCTGCCAAAGTGAAGAAGGGTGAGTGGTTTGAAGTAAAAGTTGTAGTTGGAAAGGACATTGCTCATCCAAACACAAAAGAGCACTGGATTCAATACATTGCTCTATGGGCAGGAGATTTTCTCGTAGCAAAAGCAGATCTTGAACCAGAAAGAGCAGCTTCAGAAGTTGTCTTTAAGGTAAAGGTTGAAGAACCAACAGTATTTACTGCTCACGCATACTGCAACCTTCACGGTCTCTGGCACAGCGAAGAGGTTAAAGTAGAAGTTGAGGAATAA
- a CDS encoding SufD family Fe-S cluster assembly protein: MEKVDKLLENIISLGVPRDIIKSPSVIIEGHKVIKEIPYPGILIEKKALGDRIEVKVSVLPNTVIDKPVHMCLSKLNPGDQLIEISVDVGENSKVKLISHCAFKGRNVKHISRTKFRVRKGASLEVSEIHYHEKGIDILIDAKSRGVVEEKGYCKSLFKIDSNNAGKVKVEYTVDILDYATADIETKIAGRDGDEIYVKDIMYLKGKYSRAIAKSRLMALGDTKAEFYGETYGIGDYSRGHIDCSEIVRSKNVTVKAIPIVVVNNETAKVTHEAAVGSIDKKQLETLMAKGLDEDEAVDVIVKGMLR, from the coding sequence ATGGAAAAAGTGGATAAACTTTTAGAGAACATAATATCCTTAGGAGTTCCTAGGGATATTATTAAAAGCCCTTCTGTAATTATTGAAGGCCACAAGGTTATAAAAGAAATTCCTTATCCTGGAATTTTAATTGAGAAAAAAGCGCTTGGAGATAGAATAGAAGTTAAGGTTTCTGTTCTTCCTAACACTGTCATCGATAAACCGGTTCACATGTGCCTTTCAAAGCTGAATCCGGGAGATCAGCTAATAGAGATTAGTGTGGATGTTGGAGAAAACTCAAAAGTTAAGTTAATTTCCCACTGTGCATTTAAAGGAAGAAATGTCAAACACATAAGCCGAACTAAATTCAGAGTAAGGAAAGGGGCATCTCTTGAAGTTTCTGAAATACATTACCATGAGAAAGGCATAGATATCTTAATAGATGCAAAGTCTAGAGGGGTAGTAGAAGAAAAAGGTTATTGCAAAAGTCTTTTTAAGATAGATTCCAATAATGCTGGTAAAGTGAAAGTGGAATACACAGTTGACATTCTAGATTACGCTACTGCCGACATTGAAACTAAAATTGCAGGAAGAGACGGGGACGAAATATACGTGAAAGATATTATGTACTTAAAGGGGAAATACTCCAGAGCTATAGCGAAAAGTAGGTTGATGGCTCTCGGAGACACTAAAGCAGAGTTCTATGGAGAAACCTATGGAATCGGGGACTACTCAAGAGGACACATTGACTGTTCAGAGATAGTAAGAAGCAAAAATGTTACTGTAAAAGCAATACCAATTGTTGTTGTTAACAATGAAACAGCAAAGGTTACTCACGAAGCAGCAGTGGGAAGTATTGATAAGAAGCAACTTGAAACTCTTATGGCAAAAGGACTTGACGAAGATGAGGCTGTAGATGTAATTGTCAAGGGAATGTTAAGATAA
- a CDS encoding SufD family Fe-S cluster assembly protein has translation MVIEKGLLDTVKEKFVKIGLPEELFTQKRFNLLVDRNKVITRYPAPGVRSEVIETPTGVKTRVYIELGTKLEEPVTICFGVAGKTNLLTNKSEIIVGEGADVKFQVFGATAEGIKLKHATKTKIIVEKNAKFEFVDIHYNGEDTFIELYTETEAFVGENAYFKSVFKQIKGRAGKVKVILKANVDKKGVAVFETKMIGKKDDEIRVEDIIYLNGEESRGISKSRIIAIDQTKAEFIGETYGNAPRCRGHIDCSEIIRGKDIVVKAIPIVVVNDETAKITHEAAIGSIDKKQLETLMAKGLSEDESVDVIIQGILK, from the coding sequence ATGGTTATAGAAAAAGGTCTTTTAGATACAGTTAAAGAAAAATTTGTAAAGATCGGTTTACCAGAAGAACTCTTTACACAGAAGAGGTTTAATCTTCTGGTGGACAGAAATAAAGTAATAACTAGATATCCTGCACCTGGAGTAAGATCCGAAGTTATAGAAACTCCGACAGGTGTTAAGACAAGGGTTTACATTGAGCTGGGGACAAAACTTGAAGAACCAGTAACTATATGTTTTGGAGTTGCAGGCAAAACTAACCTTTTAACTAACAAAAGTGAAATTATCGTCGGAGAAGGAGCTGACGTTAAGTTTCAAGTTTTTGGGGCCACAGCTGAAGGTATAAAACTTAAACATGCCACAAAAACAAAAATCATTGTAGAGAAAAACGCCAAGTTTGAATTTGTAGATATCCATTACAATGGGGAAGATACATTTATAGAGTTATATACAGAGACAGAAGCTTTTGTTGGAGAGAATGCATACTTTAAGAGTGTCTTTAAACAGATAAAAGGAAGAGCAGGAAAAGTCAAGGTGATTCTTAAAGCGAACGTAGACAAAAAGGGAGTTGCTGTTTTTGAAACAAAGATGATAGGTAAAAAGGATGATGAAATAAGGGTAGAGGATATAATCTACTTAAACGGAGAGGAATCCAGAGGTATCTCCAAAAGCCGCATTATCGCCATTGACCAGACAAAGGCTGAATTTATTGGTGAAACTTATGGAAATGCTCCAAGATGCAGAGGACATATTGATTGTTCAGAGATAATAAGAGGAAAAGATATTGTTGTGAAAGCTATCCCCATTGTCGTTGTTAATGATGAAACTGCAAAGATCACTCATGAAGCAGCCATAGGTAGTATCGATAAGAAACAACTTGAAACACTTATGGCAAAGGGACTATCAGAAGATGAAAGTGTTGATGTAATAATTCAAGGAATATTGAAGTAG
- a CDS encoding ABC transporter ATP-binding protein: MEEILRVNNVKLSIDDKLILRGINLTVNKKEIHAILGPNGAGKSTLSKLIMGIDNLKTPTEGEIIFDGKVINGLEVFERAKLGITLAWQEPARFEGITVEEYLKLSGRNNPNVDVRKCLEAVGLVPELYLKRYVDDSLSGGERKRVELASILAFKPKFVILDEIDSGIDFTSIEDIQKILETMKNEGITILMITHNERLLDVADRASLLCGGKVLDTADPQSIKKKFEECKVCDVLDFELKGEKNGKSG; the protein is encoded by the coding sequence ATGGAAGAAATCTTAAGGGTTAACAATGTTAAACTTTCAATTGATGACAAACTCATTTTGAGAGGAATCAATTTAACTGTTAATAAAAAAGAAATTCATGCTATTTTAGGTCCAAACGGCGCGGGGAAATCAACTCTTTCAAAACTTATTATGGGTATTGACAATCTAAAAACTCCAACGGAAGGGGAGATTATTTTTGATGGAAAAGTAATTAATGGGCTTGAAGTTTTTGAGAGAGCTAAACTTGGTATTACTTTGGCTTGGCAGGAACCTGCAAGATTTGAAGGAATAACAGTTGAGGAATATCTCAAACTTTCAGGAAGAAATAATCCAAACGTTGATGTCAGAAAATGTTTGGAAGCAGTAGGTTTAGTTCCTGAGCTTTATCTTAAAAGGTACGTAGACGACTCTCTTTCTGGTGGAGAAAGAAAAAGAGTAGAGCTTGCAAGTATCTTAGCTTTTAAACCTAAGTTTGTAATTCTTGACGAAATAGATTCAGGAATTGATTTTACATCAATAGAAGATATTCAAAAGATTTTAGAAACTATGAAAAATGAGGGAATAACAATTTTAATGATTACACATAATGAAAGACTCCTTGACGTTGCTGATAGAGCTTCTTTACTGTGTGGTGGAAAGGTTCTTGATACTGCTGATCCTCAAAGCATAAAGAAAAAATTTGAAGAGTGTAAAGTTTGTGATGTATTGGACTTTGAACTAAAGGGGGAGAAAAATGGAAAAAGTGGATAA